TGTATCACTTGAAAAAAAGAAAGCTTCACAATCCAAATTTATTTTTTTTACCTCTTTTTTTATAACTTTTCTTAAATCTTTTTCTAAACCGAAAGTGATATTATCATCTATATTATTAATTATCTTATCTGAATTTATCTCTTCTAAAAATCCCCTATATTTTTCAGATTTATTTTCACCTATATATCCTACTTTAGTAAATTTTCTTTCTTTAAAATACTTTGCTACCTCTTTTCCTCCATTGGCTAAAACTGTATAAAAGCTATCTACCCAATCTATATTCTCATTTAGCACTATGAAAGGAAACTTATTATTTTTTAAAAACTTCAGATTTTTTAAAGATACTGGTGCACTTACTATTCCATCTACATGTCTTGTCATTAGTTCTTTAAAATGATATTTTTCAAGATCCTCATCATCTTCAGAGTTCATTACTATTACACTATATCCTCTTCTTCTAGCTTCTCTCTCAACAAATCCAACCATCTCTAAATAATATGGGTTATCAAATCCAGCTGATACAAATCCTAAAATCTTTGCACTTTCCCCTCTCATAA
The window above is part of the uncultured Fusobacterium sp. genome. Proteins encoded here:
- a CDS encoding LacI family DNA-binding transcriptional regulator, which translates into the protein MKKLTMKDIGILANVSQSTVSRVLSNHPNVKKEVRERVLKCIEENEFSPDINAKIMRGESAKILGFVSAGFDNPYYLEMVGFVEREARRRGYSVIVMNSEDDEDLEKYHFKELMTRHVDGIVSAPVSLKNLKFLKNNKFPFIVLNENIDWVDSFYTVLANGGKEVAKYFKERKFTKVGYIGENKSEKYRGFLEEINSDKIINNIDDNITFGLEKDLRKVIKKEVKKINLDCEAFFFSSDTIAFIFLEEAEKQGISLEGKTLVAFDNTIISKVLKISSVDQPMKHLVEKGLDLLLEKVKKNIKLEEVYNIGLDPKLIIR